From one Streptococcus oralis genomic stretch:
- a CDS encoding RelA/SpoT family protein: MPKEVNLTGDQVVALTREYLTKEDVAFVQKALIYAVDCHSGQFRKSGEPYIIHPIQVAGILAKLKLDAVTVACGFLHDVVEDTDATLDDLEREFGHDVRIIVDGVTKLGKVEYKSLEEQLAENHRKMLMAMSEDIRVILVKLSDRLHNMRTLKHLRKDKQERISRETMEIYAPLAHRLGISSVKWELEDLSFRYLNPTEFYKITHMMKEKRREREALVDEVVTKLEEYATERNLKGKIYGRPKHIYSIYRKMQDKKKRFEEIYDLIAIRCILDTQSDVYAMLGYVHELWKPMPGRFKDYIANRKANGYQSIHTTVYGPKGPIEFQIRTKEMHEVAEYGVAAHWAYKKGIKGQVNSKESAIGMNWIKEMMELQDQADDAKEFVDSVKENYLAEEIYVFTPDGAVRSLPKDSGPIDFAYEIHTKVGEKATGAKVNGRMVPLTTKLKTGDQVEIITNPNSFGPSRDWLNMVKTSKARNKIRQFFKNQDKELSVNKGREMLMAQFQENGYVANKFMDKRHMDEVLQKTSYKTEESLFAAIGFGEIGAITVFNRLTEKERREEERAKAKAEAEELVKGGEVKVENKETLKVKHEGGVVIEGASGLLVRIAKCCNPVPGDDIVGYITKGRGVAIHRVDCMNLRAQENYEQRLLDVEWEDQFSSKEYTAHIDIYGLNRTGLLNDVLQVLSNTTKNISTVNAQPTKDMKFANIHVSFGISNLSTLTTVVDKIKSVPEVYSVKRTNG, encoded by the coding sequence ATGCCGAAAGAAGTGAATTTGACGGGCGATCAGGTAGTCGCTTTAACGAGAGAATATTTAACAAAGGAAGACGTTGCTTTTGTACAAAAAGCATTGATTTACGCAGTTGACTGTCATAGTGGGCAGTTTCGGAAATCAGGTGAGCCCTATATTATTCATCCCATTCAGGTGGCAGGGATTTTAGCTAAACTCAAGCTAGATGCCGTGACGGTTGCCTGCGGTTTTTTGCATGATGTGGTTGAGGATACAGATGCGACACTGGATGATTTGGAGAGAGAGTTCGGTCATGATGTTCGGATTATCGTTGATGGGGTGACCAAGCTTGGTAAGGTTGAGTACAAATCACTCGAGGAACAATTGGCTGAAAATCACCGCAAGATGCTTATGGCCATGTCAGAGGATATCCGTGTTATCTTGGTTAAATTATCGGACCGTTTGCACAATATGCGGACTCTCAAACACCTTCGAAAGGATAAGCAAGAGCGTATCTCCAGAGAAACCATGGAAATTTATGCACCACTTGCTCATCGTCTAGGGATTTCCAGTGTCAAGTGGGAGTTGGAAGATCTATCTTTCCGTTATCTCAATCCAACTGAGTTTTACAAGATCACCCACATGATGAAGGAAAAACGCAGAGAACGTGAGGCTTTGGTCGATGAAGTTGTAACCAAGTTGGAAGAGTACGCTACAGAAAGAAATCTCAAAGGAAAAATCTATGGTCGTCCTAAGCATATCTATTCGATCTACCGCAAGATGCAGGATAAGAAGAAACGCTTTGAGGAAATTTATGACCTGATTGCCATTCGCTGTATCTTAGATACCCAGAGTGATGTCTATGCTATGCTGGGTTATGTGCATGAACTTTGGAAACCTATGCCAGGCCGCTTCAAAGACTATATCGCCAATCGTAAGGCCAATGGTTACCAGTCTATCCATACAACTGTTTATGGGCCAAAAGGGCCGATTGAGTTCCAGATTCGGACCAAGGAAATGCACGAAGTGGCTGAGTACGGGGTTGCGGCTCACTGGGCTTATAAGAAAGGCATTAAAGGGCAGGTCAACAGCAAGGAATCTGCTATTGGGATGAACTGGATCAAGGAGATGATGGAGCTCCAAGACCAGGCTGATGATGCCAAGGAATTTGTGGACTCTGTTAAAGAAAACTATCTGGCGGAGGAGATTTACGTCTTTACTCCAGATGGTGCGGTTCGCTCCCTTCCAAAAGATTCAGGACCGATTGACTTTGCCTATGAAATCCATACCAAAGTCGGTGAAAAAGCGACTGGTGCCAAGGTCAATGGCCGTATGGTTCCACTGACAACCAAGCTCAAGACAGGGGATCAGGTTGAAATTATCACCAATCCCAACTCCTTTGGTCCGAGTCGTGACTGGCTCAACATGGTCAAGACCAGCAAGGCGCGCAACAAGATTCGTCAGTTCTTTAAAAATCAAGACAAGGAATTATCCGTTAACAAGGGCCGTGAAATGTTGATGGCCCAGTTCCAAGAAAACGGCTATGTAGCCAATAAATTCATGGACAAGCGCCATATGGATGAGGTTCTTCAAAAGACCAGCTACAAGACAGAGGAGTCTCTCTTTGCGGCCATTGGTTTTGGAGAAATTGGCGCTATTACCGTCTTTAACCGTTTGACCGAAAAGGAACGCCGCGAGGAAGAACGCGCTAAGGCCAAGGCGGAAGCAGAAGAGCTTGTCAAAGGTGGCGAAGTTAAGGTTGAGAACAAAGAAACCCTCAAGGTTAAGCATGAGGGTGGCGTGGTCATTGAAGGTGCTTCAGGTCTCCTAGTTCGGATTGCCAAGTGTTGCAATCCAGTGCCGGGTGACGACATTGTCGGCTACATTACTAAGGGACGCGGTGTGGCTATTCACCGTGTGGACTGTATGAATCTCCGTGCCCAAGAAAACTACGAGCAACGTCTCCTTGATGTGGAGTGGGAAGATCAATTCTCAAGCAAGGAATACACTGCCCACATCGATATCTATGGTCTCAACCGTACAGGGCTTTTGAACGATGTTTTACAAGTTCTCTCCAACACGACCAAAAATATCTCAACCGTTAATGCTCAACCAACCAAGGATATGAAATTTGCCAATATCCATGTGTCCTTTGGAATTTCAAACCTTTCTACGCTGACAACGGTCGTTGACAAAATCAAGAGTGTGCCAGAGGTTTACTCCGTCAAACGGACCAACGGCTAA
- a CDS encoding metal ABC transporter ATP-binding protein, translating to MIRIENLSVSYKETLALKDISLVLHGPTITGIIGPNGAGKSTLLKSMLGIIPHEGQAFLDDKEVKKSLHRVAYVEQKIHIDYNFPIKVKECVSLGLYPSIPLFHTLKASHWKKVADALEIVGLSDYADRQISQLSGGQFQRVLIARCLVQEADYIFLDEPFVGIDSISEEIIMNTLRDLKKAGKTVLIVHHDLSKVPHYFDQVMLLNRELVAIGSTEETFTEVNLKKAYGSKLFFNGGDL from the coding sequence ATGATACGTATCGAAAACCTCAGTGTCTCCTACAAAGAAACGTTGGCACTAAAGGATATTTCACTAGTGCTCCACGGACCAACTATTACCGGAATTATTGGTCCAAACGGTGCTGGAAAATCAACTTTATTAAAAAGTATGTTGGGAATTATCCCACACGAAGGTCAGGCCTTTCTCGATGACAAAGAAGTCAAGAAATCTTTACATCGAGTTGCCTATGTCGAGCAAAAAATCCATATCGACTACAATTTCCCTATCAAGGTCAAGGAATGTGTCTCACTGGGACTCTATCCATCTATCCCGCTCTTCCACACTTTAAAGGCCAGCCACTGGAAAAAAGTGGCGGATGCACTTGAAATCGTTGGACTCTCAGACTATGCTGATCGCCAAATCAGTCAGCTCTCTGGAGGACAATTCCAACGTGTTTTGATTGCCCGCTGCTTAGTGCAGGAAGCTGACTACATCTTTTTAGATGAGCCTTTTGTCGGGATTGACTCGATCAGTGAAGAGATTATCATGAATACACTGAGAGACCTTAAAAAAGCTGGTAAAACAGTTCTCATCGTCCATCATGACCTCAGCAAAGTCCCTCATTATTTCGACCAAGTTATGCTTCTCAATCGAGAATTGGTTGCTATTGGTTCAACTGAAGAAACCTTTACCGAAGTCAATCTCAAAAAAGCTTATGGTAGTAAGCTCTTCTTTAATGGAGGTGACCTATGA
- a CDS encoding Mini-ribonuclease 3, protein MIDVNLINGIALAFEGDAVYSMYIRRHLIRKGMTKPNKLHQEATKYVSAKAQARLIALMLEEQVLTEKEEEIYKRGRNTNSHTKAKNADVVTYRMSTGFEAVMGYLHLTENLERLETIISWCIQKVEG, encoded by the coding sequence GTGATTGATGTCAATCTCATTAACGGGATTGCGCTAGCTTTTGAAGGAGATGCAGTTTACTCCATGTATATCCGTCGCCATCTCATCCGTAAAGGCATGACCAAACCCAACAAACTCCACCAAGAGGCGACTAAGTATGTCTCAGCCAAGGCTCAGGCTCGCTTGATTGCCCTCATGTTGGAGGAGCAAGTCCTGACGGAAAAAGAAGAAGAAATCTATAAACGTGGTCGCAATACCAATAGCCACACAAAGGCTAAAAATGCTGATGTGGTGACTTACCGCATGTCTACAGGTTTTGAAGCAGTCATGGGCTATCTCCATCTGACTGAAAATCTGGAGCGTCTAGAGACCATAATTTCTTGGTGCATCCAAAAAGTGGAGGGCTAG
- a CDS encoding metal ABC transporter permease: protein MIVEFIDGLQHFHFLQNALITAIVIGVVAGAVGCFIILRGMSLMGDAISHAVLPGVALSFILGIDFFIGAIIFGLMASIIITYIKGNSIIKSDTAIGITFSSFLALGVILISVAKSSTDLFHILFGNILAVQDTDMWITIGVGALILLIIGIFFKQLLITSFDELLAKAMGMPVNFYHYLLMVLLTLVSVTAMQSVGTILIVAMLITPAATAYLYANSLKSMIFLSSTLGATASVLGLFIGYSFNLAAGSSIVLTSASFFLISFFISPKQRYLKLKNKKINK from the coding sequence ATGATAGTAGAATTTATCGATGGATTGCAACATTTCCATTTCCTACAAAATGCCCTGATAACAGCTATAGTCATCGGGGTGGTTGCTGGAGCCGTGGGATGTTTTATCATCTTACGTGGAATGTCTCTCATGGGGGATGCCATCTCTCACGCAGTTTTGCCCGGCGTAGCCCTTTCCTTTATCCTGGGAATTGATTTCTTTATTGGAGCGATCATCTTTGGCTTGATGGCTTCCATCATCATTACCTACATCAAGGGGAACTCTATCATCAAGAGTGACACTGCCATTGGTATTACCTTTTCATCTTTCTTAGCCTTAGGTGTCATCTTGATTAGTGTTGCCAAGAGTTCGACAGACCTCTTCCATATCCTTTTTGGGAATATCCTCGCTGTCCAAGATACGGACATGTGGATCACCATTGGTGTGGGGGCATTGATTCTCTTGATTATCGGGATTTTCTTTAAACAACTATTGATTACATCCTTTGACGAGCTTTTGGCTAAAGCCATGGGAATGCCTGTTAATTTCTATCACTATCTACTCATGGTGCTCTTGACCCTTGTGTCAGTCACTGCCATGCAAAGTGTTGGAACGATTCTTATCGTGGCCATGTTGATCACCCCAGCTGCGACGGCTTACCTTTATGCTAATAGCCTAAAGAGCATGATTTTTCTTTCATCAACCCTAGGGGCAACCGCTTCTGTTTTGGGACTCTTTATCGGCTATAGCTTCAACCTCGCAGCAGGATCCAGCATCGTGCTCACATCTGCCAGCTTCTTCTTAATCAGTTTCTTTATCTCTCCAAAGCAACGATACTTGAAACTAAAAAATAAAAAAATCAATAAATAA
- a CDS encoding helix-turn-helix domain-containing protein, which translates to MIAKELQDWFPEAQISDQPVEKPGYLTLPLASKQWILLEEAGLSEREKQLVALLTQQEQARSLNPWYPYLIEGKGQAPQTFKKIQLVYCHLSYFQQENLSSWLDMMRTLFPNCQTVLQVGAQDYVFVLQQDKYTSVRSILSDTIEAVEYDFDLRLSIMLGQVWFQTGSQALSDLIKAERDLFKTWWRQGHQGVHTFSQLYLWSMGERLVDSRVIKECLHQMILDQDQIQEIILSLWENSAVLTKTAQQLYLHRNSLQYKIDKWEELTGLQLKELTDLTLCYQLILPDIL; encoded by the coding sequence ATGATTGCAAAGGAATTACAAGACTGGTTTCCTGAAGCTCAGATTTCAGATCAGCCAGTAGAGAAACCGGGCTATCTCACTCTCCCTTTAGCTTCTAAGCAGTGGATTTTACTGGAGGAAGCTGGGCTCAGCGAGCGTGAAAAGCAGCTGGTTGCCCTTTTGACCCAGCAAGAGCAGGCTCGTTCGCTCAATCCTTGGTATCCCTATCTGATTGAGGGGAAGGGGCAGGCACCACAAACTTTCAAAAAGATTCAGCTGGTTTATTGCCATCTTTCCTATTTCCAACAGGAAAATCTATCCTCTTGGCTAGACATGATGCGGACTCTTTTTCCCAATTGCCAGACAGTATTGCAGGTCGGGGCTCAGGATTATGTATTTGTGCTTCAACAAGATAAGTACACCTCTGTTCGCTCAATCTTATCTGATACGATTGAAGCGGTTGAGTATGACTTTGACCTTCGTCTGTCTATCATGTTGGGGCAGGTGTGGTTTCAGACAGGCTCTCAAGCCCTATCAGACTTGATCAAAGCGGAGCGAGATTTGTTTAAGACTTGGTGGCGCCAAGGTCACCAAGGTGTACACACCTTTTCACAGCTCTATCTGTGGAGTATGGGAGAAAGGCTAGTGGACTCGAGAGTCATTAAAGAATGCCTGCACCAGATGATTTTGGATCAGGATCAGATTCAGGAAATCATTCTTTCTCTTTGGGAAAACAGTGCTGTTCTGACTAAAACAGCCCAGCAACTCTATCTGCACCGCAATTCTCTCCAATATAAGATTGATAAATGGGAAGAGTTAACAGGACTTCAGTTGAAGGAGTTAACGGATCTTACCTTGTGTTATCAGTTGATTTTACCAGATATTCTCTAA
- a CDS encoding metal-dependent transcriptional regulator: MTPNKEDYLKCIYEIGTEMQKITNKEIAARMQVSPPAVTEMIKRMKSENLILKDKENGYLLTDIGLKLVSELYRKHRLIEVFLVHHLDYTSDQIHEEAEVLEHTVSDLFVERLDKLLGFPQTCPHGGTIPAEGELLVEINNLPLAAVQEAGTYLLTRVHDSFELLKYLEKHAIHIGDQLQVKQFDSFSNSFTLVNKDEDLQVSMDIAKQLYVEKIN, translated from the coding sequence ATGACGCCAAATAAAGAAGACTATCTAAAATGTATTTATGAAATCGGTACGGAGATGCAGAAAATCACCAATAAAGAAATTGCTGCCCGTATGCAAGTCTCTCCACCTGCCGTAACAGAGATGATCAAACGCATGAAAAGTGAAAATCTCATCCTCAAGGACAAGGAGAATGGCTATCTATTGACAGATATTGGGCTCAAACTAGTCTCCGAGCTCTATCGTAAACACCGGTTGATTGAAGTCTTTCTAGTTCACCATCTAGACTATACTAGCGATCAGATCCACGAAGAAGCTGAGGTCCTTGAGCACACTGTATCCGACCTCTTCGTAGAGAGACTGGATAAACTACTTGGCTTCCCTCAAACCTGTCCCCACGGTGGAACCATACCTGCCGAGGGAGAACTCTTGGTTGAAATCAATAACCTACCACTAGCAGCCGTCCAGGAAGCTGGAACCTATCTCCTGACTCGCGTTCATGATAGCTTTGAACTACTCAAGTATCTAGAAAAGCACGCAATTCATATCGGTGACCAACTCCAAGTCAAGCAGTTTGATAGCTTTTCCAATAGCTTTACTCTGGTCAACAAAGACGAAGACCTCCAAGTTAGTATGGATATCGCCAAACAACTCTATGTCGAAAAAATCAACTAA
- a CDS encoding M13 family metallopeptidase: protein MTRYQDDFYDAINGEWEKTAVIPADKSRTGGFIDLDEEIEELMLATTDKWLEGEDVPEDAILANFVKYHRMVRDFDKRDADGIKPVLPLLKEYQDLESFADFTSKLAEFELAGKPNFLPFGVSPDFMDARTNVLWASAPGTILPDTTYYAEDHPQREELLTLWKESSANLLKAYDFSDEEIEDLLEKRLELDRRIAAVVLSNEESSEYAKLYHPYAYEDFKKFAPALPLDDFFQAVLGQTPDKVIVDEERFWQAADQFYSEEAWPLLKATLILAVVNLSTSYLTDEIRVLSGAYGRALSGVPEAQDKVKAAYHLAQGPFKQALGLWYAHEKFSPEAKADVEKKVATMIDVYKERLAKNDWLTPETRDKAIVKLNVIKPYIGYPEELPARYKDKVVDETASLFENALAFARVEIKHSWSKWNQPVDYKEWGMPAHMVNAYYNPQKNLIVFPAAILQAPFYDLHQSSSANYGGIGAVIAHEISHAFDTNGASFDENGSLKDWWTENDYAAFKEKTQKVIDQFDDQESYGARINGKLTVSENVADLGGIAAALEAAKREPDFSAEEFFHNFARIWRMKGRPELMKLMASVDVHAPAKLRVNVQVPNFDDFFTTYDVKEGDGMWRSPEDRVIIW, encoded by the coding sequence ATGACACGTTATCAAGACGATTTTTATGATGCAATCAATGGAGAATGGGAAAAAACAGCTGTTATTCCAGCTGATAAATCTCGAACAGGTGGCTTTATTGACCTTGATGAGGAAATTGAAGAGTTAATGCTGGCAACTACGGACAAGTGGTTGGAAGGCGAAGATGTTCCAGAGGACGCTATCCTCGCAAATTTTGTTAAGTACCATCGTATGGTACGTGATTTTGATAAGAGGGATGCAGATGGAATCAAGCCTGTCCTTCCTCTGCTCAAGGAATACCAAGATTTGGAGAGCTTTGCAGATTTTACCAGCAAACTGGCAGAGTTTGAACTAGCAGGTAAACCAAACTTCCTTCCATTTGGAGTATCACCAGACTTTATGGATGCCAGAACCAATGTTCTCTGGGCAAGTGCACCAGGAACTATCTTGCCAGATACAACCTACTATGCTGAAGACCATCCTCAACGTGAGGAGCTCTTGACGCTTTGGAAGGAAAGTAGCGCAAATCTTCTCAAAGCCTATGATTTTTCAGATGAGGAAATCGAAGACTTACTAGAGAAGAGATTGGAATTGGACCGTCGTATCGCAGCAGTGGTTCTTTCAAACGAAGAAAGTTCAGAATATGCCAAACTCTACCATCCATACGCTTATGAAGATTTCAAGAAATTTGCCCCTGCCCTACCTTTGGATGATTTCTTCCAAGCAGTTCTTGGACAAACTCCAGATAAGGTTATCGTAGATGAGGAACGTTTCTGGCAAGCAGCAGACCAATTTTATAGTGAAGAAGCGTGGCCTTTGCTTAAGGCAACCTTGATTTTGGCTGTGGTCAATCTTTCAACCAGCTATCTCACAGACGAGATTCGTGTCCTATCAGGTGCCTATGGACGTGCCCTTTCAGGTGTTCCAGAAGCTCAGGACAAGGTCAAGGCAGCCTATCACTTGGCCCAAGGTCCCTTTAAGCAAGCCCTTGGTCTCTGGTATGCGCATGAAAAATTCTCCCCAGAAGCTAAGGCAGACGTAGAGAAAAAAGTGGCGACTATGATCGATGTTTATAAGGAACGTTTGGCTAAGAATGACTGGCTCACTCCTGAAACGCGTGATAAGGCTATTGTCAAACTCAATGTCATCAAGCCTTATATCGGTTATCCAGAGGAATTGCCAGCCCGCTACAAGGACAAGGTAGTGGACGAAACTGCCAGTCTCTTTGAGAATGCCCTAGCCTTTGCGCGTGTGGAAATCAAGCACAGCTGGAGCAAGTGGAACCAGCCAGTTGACTACAAGGAGTGGGGCATGCCAGCACACATGGTTAATGCCTACTACAATCCTCAGAAGAACTTGATTGTCTTCCCAGCTGCTATTTTACAGGCTCCATTCTATGACTTGCATCAGTCGTCTTCTGCCAACTACGGTGGTATTGGAGCGGTTATTGCCCATGAGATTTCTCATGCCTTTGATACAAATGGTGCTTCCTTTGATGAAAATGGTAGTCTCAAAGACTGGTGGACTGAGAATGACTATGCTGCCTTCAAAGAAAAGACTCAGAAGGTTATCGATCAATTTGATGACCAAGAATCTTACGGTGCAAGAATCAACGGAAAACTAACCGTATCCGAAAACGTTGCCGACCTTGGTGGGATCGCCGCAGCCCTTGAAGCTGCTAAGAGAGAGCCAGACTTCTCTGCTGAAGAATTCTTCCACAACTTTGCTCGTATCTGGCGTATGAAAGGCCGTCCGGAGTTGATGAAACTCATGGCCAGTGTCGACGTGCACGCGCCTGCCAAACTCCGTGTCAATGTTCAAGTACCAAACTTCGATGACTTCTTTACAACTTATGATGTCAAAGAAGGCGACGGCATGTGGCGTTCACCAGAGGACCGTGTGATTATTTGGTAA
- a CDS encoding metal ABC transporter substrate-binding protein, with amino-acid sequence MKKLGTLLVLFLSIIGLAACASGKKDTASTNQKLKVVATNSIIADITKNIAGDKIDLHSIVPVGQDPHEYEPLPEDVKKTSEADLIFYNGINLETGGNAWFTKLVENAKKTENKDYYAVSDGVDIIYLEGQNEKGKEDPHAWLNLENGIIYAKNIAKQLIAKDPSNKEFYEKNLKDYTEKLDKLDKEAKEKFNNIPAEKKLIVTSEGCFKYFSKAYEVPSAYIWEINTEEEGTPEQIKTLVEKLRQTKVPSLFVESSVDDRPMKTVSQDTNIPIYAQIFTDSIAEEGKEGDSYYNMMKYNLDKIAEGLSK; translated from the coding sequence ATGAAAAAATTAGGTACATTGCTCGTTCTTTTTCTTTCTATCATTGGATTAGCTGCCTGTGCTAGTGGGAAAAAAGATACAGCATCTACAAACCAAAAACTAAAGGTTGTAGCGACTAACTCTATCATTGCTGATATTACTAAAAATATCGCTGGTGACAAGATTGATCTTCATAGTATCGTTCCTGTTGGTCAAGACCCACACGAGTACGAACCACTTCCTGAAGACGTAAAGAAAACTTCTGAGGCTGACCTCATTTTCTATAACGGTATCAACCTTGAAACAGGTGGCAATGCTTGGTTTACCAAATTGGTCGAAAATGCCAAGAAAACTGAAAACAAAGACTACTATGCAGTTAGTGACGGCGTAGATATCATCTACCTTGAAGGTCAAAACGAGAAAGGCAAAGAAGACCCACACGCTTGGCTCAACCTTGAAAATGGGATAATTTATGCTAAAAATATCGCTAAACAGTTGATTGCAAAAGACCCTAGCAACAAGGAATTCTACGAAAAAAATCTCAAAGACTATACTGAAAAGCTAGACAAACTGGACAAGGAAGCTAAAGAGAAATTTAACAATATCCCTGCTGAGAAAAAACTCATTGTAACCAGCGAAGGATGCTTCAAATACTTCTCTAAAGCTTACGAAGTTCCAAGTGCCTACATCTGGGAAATCAACACAGAAGAAGAAGGAACACCTGAACAAATCAAGACCTTGGTTGAAAAACTTCGCCAAACAAAAGTTCCATCACTCTTTGTTGAATCAAGTGTCGATGACCGTCCAATGAAGACTGTTTCACAAGACACAAATATCCCAATTTACGCACAAATCTTTACTGACTCAATCGCTGAAGAAGGTAAAGAAGGTGACAGCTACTACAACATGATGAAATACAACCTTGACAAGATTGCTGAAGGTTTGTCAAAATAA
- the dtd gene encoding D-aminoacyl-tRNA deacylase, producing MKIIIQRVKKAQVSIEGQVQGKINQGLLLLVGVGPEDQEEDLDYAVRKLVNMRIFSDAEGKMNLSVKDIGGEILSISQFTLFADTKKGNRPAFTGAAKPDRAAAFYDTFNQKLAQEVPVQKGIFGADMQVELVNDGPVTIILDTKNR from the coding sequence ATGAAAATCATCATTCAACGAGTCAAGAAAGCCCAAGTGAGTATCGAAGGTCAGGTTCAGGGAAAAATCAATCAGGGTCTCTTATTGTTGGTCGGTGTAGGCCCAGAGGACCAAGAGGAAGATCTGGATTATGCTGTGAGAAAACTGGTCAACATGCGGATTTTTTCAGATGCAGAAGGCAAGATGAATCTGTCTGTTAAGGATATTGGGGGCGAAATCCTTTCTATTTCTCAGTTTACCCTCTTTGCAGATACTAAGAAGGGCAATCGTCCAGCCTTTACAGGTGCAGCCAAGCCTGATAGGGCAGCTGCCTTCTATGACACTTTCAACCAAAAGCTAGCTCAGGAAGTGCCCGTTCAGAAAGGTATCTTTGGAGCGGATATGCAGGTAGAGCTGGTCAATGACGGACCGGTCACCATTATCCTTGATACAAAAAATAGATAA
- the tpx gene encoding thiol peroxidase: protein MTTFLGNPVTFTGKQLQVGDKALDFSLTTTDLSKKTLDDFDGKKKVLSVVPSIDTGVCSTQTRRFNQELANLDNTVVLTVSMDLPFAQGRWCGAEGLDNAIMLSDYFDHSFGRDYALLINEWHLLARAVFVLDTDNVIRYVEYVDNINTEPDFEAAIAAVKELD, encoded by the coding sequence ATGACCACTTTTCTCGGAAATCCTGTAACTTTTACAGGTAAACAACTGCAAGTCGGAGACAAGGCACTTGACTTTTCTCTTACGACAACCGATCTCTCTAAAAAAACGCTAGATGACTTTGATGGAAAGAAAAAAGTCTTGAGTGTTGTCCCTTCTATCGATACTGGTGTCTGCTCAACGCAAACACGTCGATTCAACCAAGAACTTGCCAACCTTGACAACACCGTCGTTCTTACTGTTTCTATGGACCTACCATTTGCCCAAGGACGCTGGTGTGGGGCTGAAGGCCTTGACAATGCCATCATGCTCTCAGACTACTTTGACCATTCTTTCGGACGCGATTATGCCCTTTTGATCAACGAATGGCATCTCCTTGCACGTGCCGTCTTTGTTCTCGATACTGACAATGTCATCCGTTACGTAGAATACGTTGACAACATCAACACGGAACCAGACTTTGAAGCTGCCATTGCTGCAGTGAAAGAACTGGACTAA
- a CDS encoding ABC transporter ATP-binding protein: protein MVELNLKNIYKKYPNSEHYSVEDFNLDIKDKEFIVFVGPSGCGKSTTLRMIAGLEDITEGTASIDGVVVNDVAPKDRDIAMVFQNYALYPHMTVYDNMAFGLKLRKYSKEDIDKRVQEAAAILGLKEFLDRKPADLSGGQRQRVAMGRAIVRDAKVFLMDEPLSNLDAKLRVSMRAEIAKIHRRIGATTIYVTHDQTEAMTLADRIVIMSATKNPAGTGTIGRVEQIGTPQEVYKNPVNKFVAGFIGSPAMNFINVKLVGSEIVSDGFRLKVPEGALKVLRDKGYEGKELIFGIRPEDVNAEPAFLETFPESVVKATISVSELLGSESHLYCQVGKDEFVAKVDARDYLQTGATVELGFDLNKAHFFDVETEKTVY, encoded by the coding sequence ATGGTAGAATTAAATCTTAAAAACATTTACAAAAAATATCCAAACAGCGAACACTACTCAGTTGAAGATTTCAACTTGGACATCAAAGACAAAGAATTTATCGTTTTCGTAGGTCCTTCAGGATGTGGTAAATCAACAACTCTTCGTATGATTGCTGGTCTTGAAGACATTACAGAAGGTACGGCATCTATCGATGGCGTGGTTGTCAACGACGTAGCTCCAAAAGACCGTGACATCGCCATGGTATTCCAAAACTACGCTCTTTACCCACACATGACTGTATATGACAACATGGCTTTCGGTTTGAAATTGCGTAAATACAGCAAGGAAGACATCGACAAACGTGTTCAAGAAGCAGCAGCAATCCTTGGTTTGAAAGAATTCTTGGATCGTAAACCTGCTGACCTTTCAGGTGGTCAACGTCAACGTGTTGCCATGGGTCGTGCCATCGTCCGTGATGCAAAAGTGTTCTTGATGGACGAACCTTTGTCAAACTTGGATGCCAAACTTCGTGTATCTATGCGTGCTGAAATTGCGAAGATTCACCGTCGTATCGGAGCTACAACTATCTACGTAACGCACGACCAAACAGAAGCGATGACACTTGCGGACCGTATCGTTATCATGTCAGCAACTAAGAACCCAGCTGGTACAGGTACTATCGGACGTGTTGAACAAATCGGTACCCCTCAAGAAGTTTACAAAAACCCAGTTAACAAATTTGTAGCAGGATTTATCGGAAGCCCAGCTATGAACTTCATCAATGTGAAATTGGTCGGTAGCGAAATTGTTTCTGACGGTTTCCGTTTGAAAGTGCCAGAAGGTGCTTTGAAAGTTCTTCGTGACAAAGGCTACGAAGGAAAAGAATTGATTTTCGGTATCCGTCCAGAAGATGTGAATGCAGAACCTGCTTTCCTTGAAACATTCCCAGAATCAGTTGTCAAAGCTACTATCTCAGTATCAGAATTGCTTGGTTCAGAATCTCACCTTTACTGCCAAGTTGGTAAAGACGAATTTGTTGCCAAAGTGGATGCTCGTGACTACTTGCAAACAGGTGCAACAGTTGAACTTGGATTTGACTTGAACAAAGCACACTTCTTCGACGTAGAAACTGAAAAAACAGTCTACTAA